From Alteromonas sp. RKMC-009, one genomic window encodes:
- the coaE gene encoding dephospho-CoA kinase (Dephospho-CoA kinase (CoaE) performs the final step in coenzyme A biosynthesis.), whose translation MSHPYVAGLTGGIGSGKSAVSDLFAQLGITIVDADVVARQVVEPGTPALAKIAGHFGRDILQEDGTLDRAALRKQVFADETAKQWLNALLHPAIREEMRKQLEAATSPYVIFSVPLLIENGLDAMADTVIVVDCEEDTQLTRALKRDGSDETTIRGIMASQASRHDRLAKASHIIDNNGALELLPAQVEQLHQILLKAAEKSPGS comes from the coding sequence ATGAGCCATCCTTACGTTGCAGGATTAACCGGTGGGATCGGCAGCGGCAAGTCTGCTGTCAGTGATTTATTTGCGCAGCTCGGCATAACCATTGTCGATGCTGACGTAGTTGCCCGTCAGGTGGTTGAACCCGGTACGCCGGCGCTTGCGAAAATCGCCGGTCATTTTGGCCGTGACATTTTACAGGAAGACGGCACACTGGACCGCGCCGCTTTGCGTAAACAGGTCTTCGCTGATGAGACGGCAAAACAGTGGCTTAACGCCCTGCTCCACCCGGCGATCAGGGAAGAAATGCGAAAGCAGCTGGAAGCAGCCACCAGCCCCTACGTGATTTTTTCGGTGCCTCTGCTCATAGAAAACGGACTTGATGCAATGGCAGATACTGTGATTGTGGTTGACTGTGAGGAAGACACTCAACTTACGCGGGCACTTAAGCGGGATGGCAGTGACGAGACAACTATCCGTGGGATCATGGCATCTCAGGCCAGCCGTCATGACCGGCTGGCTAAGGCCAGTCATATAATAGATAACAACGGTGCCCTTGAACTTTTACCCGCTCAGGTTGAACAATTACATCAAATATTACTGAAAGCAGCAGAAAAATCCCCCGGTAGCTGA
- the zapD gene encoding cell division protein ZapD, protein MTSTTYEFPLKEKVRNYLRIEHLLAQLKTGASVQNKALHVYFFEQLFTLMDLLDRIDLRTDLIKDLDVHERNLVHWSQYPNIDTDALEQSLKVIVRLKGKLKAERKFGTALKEDKFLNGIRQRFSIPGGTCSFDLPNLHYWLNRSKEDIQESMKEWLLSLALLEETVSVLLSFLRERGPFKPMEATNGFYQGVADDKCGLIRVRCDANQGYYPTLSGNKYRFAIRFMLFENEAGQSPSVENTVSFAMAAC, encoded by the coding sequence ATGACCAGCACCACATACGAATTTCCGCTTAAAGAAAAAGTGAGGAATTACCTGCGCATCGAGCACCTGCTTGCGCAGTTGAAGACCGGTGCCTCAGTGCAGAATAAAGCCCTGCATGTGTACTTCTTCGAGCAATTATTCACCCTAATGGACCTGCTGGACCGGATTGATCTGCGTACGGATCTGATTAAAGATCTTGATGTCCATGAACGCAACCTGGTGCACTGGTCCCAGTATCCGAATATTGATACAGACGCGCTTGAACAGTCCTTAAAAGTGATTGTACGCCTGAAAGGCAAACTAAAAGCGGAACGCAAATTCGGCACAGCGTTGAAAGAAGATAAATTTCTCAACGGGATCCGGCAGCGTTTTTCCATACCCGGCGGCACCTGTAGCTTTGACTTGCCCAATTTGCACTACTGGCTTAACCGTTCCAAAGAAGACATTCAGGAATCGATGAAAGAATGGCTCTTATCCCTGGCATTGCTGGAAGAAACAGTATCGGTACTGTTGTCGTTCCTGCGGGAAAGAGGTCCGTTTAAACCCATGGAAGCCACAAACGGCTTTTATCAGGGCGTAGCCGATGACAAGTGCGGATTGATCCGCGTTCGCTGTGATGCTAATCAGGGGTATTACCCCACTCTCAGCGGCAATAAATACCGCTTCGCCATTCGCTTTATGCTGTTTGAAAATGAAGCCGGACAGTCTCCCTCTGTGGAGAATACAGTGTCTTTTGCTATGGCAGCCTGCTAG
- the yacG gene encoding DNA gyrase inhibitor YacG has product MKVNCPVCSTSVEWSAENKHRPFCSKKCQLIDLGEWAGEERAIPGPKQHSDTPPGMPDIEDIEAMLSQQQDDFFKH; this is encoded by the coding sequence GTGAAGGTTAACTGTCCTGTATGCAGCACATCTGTCGAGTGGTCTGCAGAAAATAAACATCGTCCTTTTTGTTCCAAGAAATGCCAGCTAATCGATCTGGGTGAATGGGCAGGTGAAGAGCGCGCGATTCCCGGGCCAAAGCAGCATTCTGATACACCGCCCGGAATGCCTGATATCGAAGACATTGAAGCAATGCTCAGTCAGCAGCAGGACGATTTTTTTAAACACTAA
- a CDS encoding aspartoacylase: MLNSIALIGGTHGNETSGIQLIRNWQKSGLPERFSSLNVTCDFANPAAMDANVRFLDEDLNRQFTAERLAADNPAREAVLAKSLNERFGPKGNAATDFFIDIHNTTSHMGATLIVLEADEFNTKLARFVKDVMPEANILVEDEKDYASHGYLCTVGKKGVMIEVGAQPQGVLREDVYQLTQTMAEAILDFCVAWNTDSNSMDSLPACEAFRLGYEVKFPLDENGVRKAMIHHSIQDQDFTPLLPGAPVFRGFDGSDYVWEDDKETYPHFINEAAYFKLDVAFATADRIEF; this comes from the coding sequence ATGTTAAATTCAATTGCACTTATTGGCGGTACTCACGGCAACGAGACCAGTGGTATTCAACTTATCCGCAACTGGCAGAAGTCCGGTTTGCCTGAGCGCTTCTCGTCTCTGAATGTCACCTGTGATTTTGCCAACCCGGCGGCTATGGACGCCAATGTCCGTTTTCTGGATGAAGATTTAAACCGGCAGTTTACTGCTGAACGTCTTGCAGCAGACAACCCGGCCAGAGAGGCTGTTCTGGCAAAATCACTGAATGAACGCTTTGGCCCGAAGGGAAATGCGGCAACAGATTTTTTCATCGACATCCACAACACCACCAGCCACATGGGGGCTACCCTGATTGTGCTGGAAGCCGACGAATTTAATACTAAACTTGCCCGGTTTGTTAAAGACGTTATGCCGGAAGCCAATATTCTGGTGGAAGATGAAAAAGATTACGCATCTCACGGCTATTTGTGCACAGTGGGCAAAAAGGGTGTGATGATTGAAGTCGGCGCTCAGCCACAGGGCGTATTACGGGAAGATGTTTATCAGTTAACGCAAACGATGGCGGAAGCGATTCTGGATTTTTGTGTCGCCTGGAATACAGATAGCAACTCAATGGATTCGCTGCCTGCCTGCGAGGCTTTCAGATTGGGTTATGAGGTAAAATTCCCGCTGGATGAGAACGGCGTACGTAAAGCCATGATCCACCACAGCATTCAGGATCAGGATTTTACACCACTGCTTCCCGGTGCGCCGGTATTCCGGGGGTTTGACGGTTCAGATTATGTCTGGGAAGATGACAAAGAAACCTACCCCCACTTTATAAATGAAGCAGCATATTTCAAATTAGACGTGGCCTTCGCCACTGCCGACCGGATTGAGTTCTGA
- a CDS encoding methyl-accepting chemotaxis protein, protein MVNLREIFLTAVARLKQTQWYASPSVQAAALCITGTSIALVSVLLINQFAGTQLSWWGAIICSLVTSALWVVRQTVAETRYIDELETALAEANAYLDKTSEQLHTTHQQVDEYASILNGQIDGISNITEEASVDLMSALYQIEEVIQNGIDSIELSQRNTAEFKEESAAEIDQANHRLEEITQLINTQQEHDKAHTAAIQEVLQEIDKLKELTELVKNIAFQTNLLALNAAIEAARAGEYGRGFAVVAEQVRTLSSQSSEAAEKIESGIRSAMETAKVHGEKLLSTNQSDETCELLTSFSGSLASMTAHYRRLEEFSPRMLNCFSGVAKDIAGKVSGAIGKIQFQDIIRQRAENVKLEHEALVSLFGQFSDYIDGRKAFDDSFNLSTAEMFEKYVMEDQRRIHFDLTTSTGEKRVAPEETREPKIELF, encoded by the coding sequence ATGGTGAATTTACGAGAAATATTTCTGACTGCTGTTGCACGCCTGAAGCAGACTCAGTGGTACGCCAGTCCGTCTGTACAGGCGGCGGCACTGTGTATAACCGGAACAAGTATCGCGCTGGTAAGCGTGCTGCTTATAAACCAGTTTGCCGGAACGCAGTTGTCATGGTGGGGAGCAATTATTTGTAGTCTCGTAACCAGCGCCCTTTGGGTTGTACGTCAGACCGTGGCTGAAACCCGGTACATTGATGAACTTGAAACAGCACTGGCGGAAGCAAATGCTTATCTGGACAAAACTTCAGAACAGTTGCATACCACTCACCAGCAGGTAGATGAGTATGCAAGTATTCTGAACGGACAGATTGACGGTATTTCTAACATTACCGAAGAAGCTTCCGTCGACTTGATGAGTGCCTTATATCAGATTGAAGAAGTCATTCAAAACGGTATCGACAGTATTGAGCTTTCCCAGCGTAATACTGCTGAATTCAAGGAAGAAAGTGCAGCGGAAATTGACCAGGCAAATCACCGTCTGGAAGAAATTACCCAGCTAATAAATACCCAGCAGGAACACGACAAAGCCCATACTGCGGCGATTCAGGAAGTCCTGCAGGAAATTGATAAGCTCAAAGAGCTTACTGAGCTGGTAAAAAACATCGCGTTTCAAACTAACTTGCTGGCACTGAATGCAGCGATTGAAGCTGCGCGGGCCGGAGAATACGGACGTGGATTTGCCGTGGTGGCAGAACAGGTAAGGACCTTATCTTCCCAGTCGTCAGAGGCCGCAGAGAAAATTGAATCCGGGATCCGCTCTGCAATGGAAACAGCAAAAGTCCATGGTGAAAAACTGCTTTCTACGAATCAGAGTGATGAAACCTGTGAATTACTGACGTCGTTCTCTGGCTCTCTGGCCAGTATGACGGCCCATTACCGCCGGCTCGAGGAATTCAGCCCGCGGATGCTCAATTGCTTCAGCGGCGTAGCAAAAGACATCGCCGGCAAAGTCAGCGGGGCTATCGGTAAGATCCAGTTTCAGGATATTATCCGCCAGCGCGCCGAGAACGTAAAGCTGGAACATGAAGCCCTGGTGAGCCTGTTCGGCCAGTTCTCCGACTACATTGACGGACGTAAGGCTTTCGACGACTCATTCAATTTAAGTACGGCGGAAATGTTTGAGAAGTATGTCATGGAAGATCAGCGCCGTATTCACTTCGACCTGACCACCTCTACTGGCGAAAAGCGGGTAGCGCCGGAAGAAACCCGGGAACCGAAAATCGAGTTGTTCTGA
- a CDS encoding response regulator, whose translation MKTIHLVDDSATMLMSMEMLLKRAGYDIIKSENAEAALTTLQSASPKLIITDLNMPGMNGIELIKEIKKNTKFRFTPILMLTTESQQTKREEAKRAGATGWLVKPVEPDQLIAVVKQLVP comes from the coding sequence ATGAAGACCATCCATTTAGTTGACGATTCGGCGACCATGCTGATGAGTATGGAAATGCTGTTAAAACGTGCAGGCTACGACATTATTAAATCAGAAAATGCTGAAGCTGCGCTGACAACACTGCAAAGCGCGTCTCCAAAACTCATCATCACCGATTTGAACATGCCGGGAATGAACGGCATAGAGCTGATTAAAGAAATAAAGAAAAATACGAAATTCAGATTCACACCTATTTTGATGCTGACCACTGAATCACAACAAACCAAGCGGGAAGAAGCAAAGCGTGCTGGTGCCACAGGATGGCTGGTAAAACCTGTCGAACCTGATCAATTGATCGCAGTAGTAAAACAATTGGTGCCGTAG
- a CDS encoding ParA family protein yields MTKVLVVANRKGGTAKTTTVVNLAYALSEKGAKVLVIDLDNQGHIEQGFTAQPDLLSALSQPAWMSEFEEFKGVLAYSDRIHLALAHTDSAFDESAYTLDRFSQLFDNAGDAGHYDIILVDTPPTLGPRLLSALAGAHRIVIPAEPTPLASDGVNKLLNACMKAIRNKHFRASGIDILPVMVDGKLRIHRQTLGLWQEKFGAGRILPAIRRNVKLAEAFAVHQPVSEYAPLSAGAKDYRSLCDCLFS; encoded by the coding sequence ATGACAAAGGTGCTTGTGGTTGCTAACCGCAAAGGTGGTACGGCCAAAACAACGACGGTAGTGAATCTGGCTTACGCTCTGAGCGAGAAAGGGGCGAAAGTGCTGGTGATTGACCTTGATAATCAGGGGCATATTGAACAGGGTTTCACTGCACAGCCGGATTTACTCTCTGCACTTTCTCAACCGGCGTGGATGAGTGAATTCGAAGAGTTCAAAGGCGTGCTGGCATACAGCGACAGGATCCATCTGGCACTGGCCCATACCGACAGCGCATTTGATGAATCAGCTTATACCCTGGACCGGTTCAGTCAGCTGTTTGATAACGCAGGCGACGCCGGGCACTACGACATAATTCTCGTCGATACGCCGCCTACACTGGGGCCCCGGTTGTTATCAGCACTAGCCGGTGCGCATCGTATCGTCATTCCGGCCGAGCCGACGCCACTGGCTTCTGACGGCGTAAACAAGCTGCTGAATGCGTGTATGAAAGCGATCAGGAATAAGCATTTCCGTGCCAGTGGCATTGATATTCTGCCCGTGATGGTGGATGGCAAATTACGCATACATCGTCAGACATTGGGTCTCTGGCAAGAGAAATTCGGAGCGGGCAGAATCTTGCCTGCTATTCGTCGCAACGTAAAACTGGCGGAAGCATTCGCAGTACATCAGCCAGTCAGCGAATATGCGCCACTTTCCGCAGGAGCGAAAGACTATCGCTCTTTATGCGACTGTCTTTTCTCATAG
- a CDS encoding chemotaxis protein CheA encodes MSELLDTFIGESRENLESASQELLTLQNSGYDAKAVDTIFRDIHTIKGSSDLFDIKPLTRLAHASEDLLDCMRAGEVSFTDELGDVLLEAFDQISTFFDELESGTHQLSQWEEASTGLAARLRSFMEPASGGASSDNEQGESHTVDSGASDSPATVAPLPDKAAAWLNELDEKHRISAFFSALESDEMVHVIRYTPDADCFFRGEDPFNVSLATPGLIFHNLSRKNHVEGPEDVFLCHLDITILCVASSASLAEHFAYYEGQYEHDAISAASFYSLSEPLLTSFLQSDDADGIAEAAALADNEQVARICSFLCASLNPDSVQWQISAGLEKLAAGEALSRFCDIATSAGDAAPFEDQAQAESGDASGSESVTVEDNAETSSSATDVSGCGNGDRLSPSALTMLEQQQALLERLAAGEGNPASLASVNLVVSRVLGVDVIERSVEDLLALIAGGQVEVPQADTGEEEADAVVPEATAAQETEQNVPVAPEPAAEEVAQSTAPAKAAERQVPRTLKVNQEKIDYLMDLVGELTVAKNSLPYLARQAEEEGGSRKLSKQIKSHFTIVNRLTEELQSAVLQIRMVPVSHVFQRYPRLVRDLARKLDKKIELEMQGEDTEFDKNLIESLSEPLIHLLRNSIDHGIESPADRLSAGKNESGKIELIATPQDDNVVIEIRDDGKGIDPAKIKMLAYQKGVITEAQLESINDDEALQLIFAPGFSTSEQVSDLSGRGVGMDAVKTMVTQAGGHIEMQSEVGTGTRFRLVLPQTMSVNRVMMFEVSDQMFGVSMDSVVETVKVRPEEIQQIKNHQVLVIRDKLVPLHCLRDYLGFAPETQNTEEQSILVVNTGNGDIGLVIDKFHEGIDVIQKPLEGVMAGYAHFSGTALLGDGRVLLIINIPELLSCR; translated from the coding sequence ATGAGTGAGCTGTTAGATACATTCATCGGTGAATCCAGAGAAAATCTGGAATCTGCCAGCCAGGAGCTGCTGACCCTGCAAAACAGTGGCTATGACGCCAAAGCGGTCGATACGATTTTCCGTGATATTCACACTATCAAAGGTTCGTCGGATCTGTTCGATATCAAGCCGCTGACCCGCCTTGCTCATGCCTCTGAAGATTTACTGGATTGCATGCGTGCCGGCGAAGTGTCTTTTACCGATGAACTTGGTGATGTGCTGTTAGAAGCATTCGATCAAATCAGCACATTTTTTGATGAGCTTGAGTCGGGAACCCATCAATTATCTCAGTGGGAAGAAGCGTCCACCGGGCTTGCCGCCAGATTACGTAGCTTTATGGAACCGGCATCCGGCGGGGCCAGCTCAGACAATGAGCAAGGGGAGAGTCATACGGTTGATAGCGGAGCATCTGATTCTCCGGCTACTGTTGCTCCTCTACCTGACAAAGCGGCTGCATGGCTGAATGAGCTGGACGAGAAGCACCGTATCAGCGCATTTTTCAGTGCACTGGAAAGCGATGAAATGGTTCATGTTATCCGCTATACACCGGATGCAGACTGTTTCTTTCGTGGTGAAGATCCGTTTAACGTCAGTCTGGCAACCCCCGGGCTTATCTTTCACAATCTGTCCCGTAAAAACCATGTAGAAGGTCCTGAAGACGTTTTCCTCTGCCACCTGGACATTACGATCCTCTGTGTGGCCAGTTCTGCTTCTCTGGCTGAGCACTTTGCGTATTACGAAGGCCAGTATGAACATGATGCTATTTCCGCGGCCAGCTTTTACTCATTAAGTGAGCCGCTGCTGACCAGCTTTTTACAAAGTGATGATGCTGATGGTATCGCCGAAGCGGCAGCGCTGGCAGACAACGAGCAGGTGGCCCGTATATGCAGCTTCCTGTGTGCTTCGCTGAATCCGGACTCTGTACAATGGCAAATCAGTGCAGGGCTTGAAAAACTCGCTGCAGGTGAGGCTCTGTCACGCTTTTGTGATATTGCCACTTCAGCCGGAGATGCTGCTCCTTTCGAAGATCAGGCGCAGGCTGAATCCGGTGACGCTTCAGGCTCTGAGTCTGTCACTGTTGAAGATAACGCTGAGACATCAAGCTCAGCGACAGATGTCTCCGGTTGCGGAAATGGCGACAGATTATCCCCAAGTGCCCTTACCATGCTTGAGCAGCAACAAGCCTTACTGGAACGTCTGGCGGCAGGCGAAGGCAATCCTGCATCGCTTGCGTCGGTGAATCTGGTTGTCAGCCGTGTACTGGGTGTTGATGTGATTGAACGGTCTGTTGAAGACTTGCTGGCCCTCATTGCCGGTGGACAGGTTGAAGTACCTCAGGCCGACACAGGCGAAGAAGAGGCTGACGCTGTAGTGCCTGAGGCAACTGCTGCTCAGGAAACTGAACAAAACGTTCCTGTCGCTCCGGAGCCTGCTGCGGAAGAGGTGGCGCAGAGTACAGCTCCGGCAAAAGCGGCAGAGCGTCAGGTACCACGTACGTTAAAAGTTAATCAGGAGAAAATTGATTACCTGATGGACCTGGTGGGCGAGCTGACAGTAGCGAAAAATTCTCTGCCTTATCTTGCCCGGCAGGCAGAAGAAGAAGGCGGCAGCAGAAAACTCAGCAAACAGATTAAGTCACACTTCACGATTGTGAACCGTCTTACCGAAGAGCTGCAAAGTGCTGTTCTGCAAATTCGAATGGTTCCGGTATCTCACGTGTTTCAGCGTTATCCCCGTCTGGTTCGGGATCTGGCCCGCAAGCTTGATAAGAAGATTGAGCTTGAAATGCAGGGGGAAGATACGGAATTTGATAAAAATCTGATTGAGTCTTTGTCTGAGCCTTTAATTCACTTACTGAGAAACAGCATCGATCACGGTATCGAGTCTCCGGCTGACCGCCTCAGTGCAGGTAAAAATGAATCAGGAAAAATTGAGCTCATTGCCACACCGCAGGATGACAACGTGGTGATAGAAATCCGCGATGACGGTAAGGGCATTGATCCGGCGAAGATCAAAATGCTGGCATACCAGAAAGGCGTAATCACCGAAGCGCAGCTGGAATCGATAAACGATGACGAAGCACTGCAACTGATATTTGCACCCGGCTTTTCCACTTCCGAGCAGGTGTCTGATTTATCCGGTCGCGGTGTGGGAATGGACGCCGTGAAAACCATGGTTACTCAGGCTGGCGGTCATATTGAAATGCAGTCTGAAGTGGGTACCGGCACACGGTTCCGTCTTGTATTGCCGCAAACTATGTCGGTTAACCGTGTGATGATGTTTGAAGTCAGCGACCAGATGTTTGGCGTCAGTATGGACAGCGTGGTGGAAACCGTGAAAGTGCGCCCTGAGGAAATCCAGCAAATCAAGAATCATCAGGTGCTGGTTATCCGCGACAAGCTGGTGCCCCTTCATTGCCTGCGGGACTATCTGGGTTTTGCACCGGAAACGCAAAATACAGAAGAACAGTCTATTCTTGTAGTAAACACAGGCAACGGGGATATCGGTTTGGTTATCGATAAATTCCATGAGGGTATTGATGTTATCCAGAAGCCTCTTGAAGGTGTGATGGCGGGCTACGCCCACTTCAGCGGTACAGCCTTACTGGGTGACGGACGGGTTCTGCTTATTATCAACATTCCGGAGTTACTGTCATGCCGATAA
- a CDS encoding response regulator, with amino-acid sequence MKTIMIVDDANTVRTYHRMIVASAQRHVEEAENGVEALEKAMGKQIDLFMVDVNMPKMDGYRLCQEIRRDAGLNQVPIIMISTESQAADATRAFDCGANFYMTKPVDGTTLNDMVSLMLGE; translated from the coding sequence ATGAAAACTATCATGATCGTGGATGATGCTAATACCGTCCGTACCTACCACCGGATGATTGTTGCCAGCGCGCAACGCCATGTGGAAGAAGCAGAAAATGGCGTAGAAGCTCTCGAAAAGGCAATGGGTAAACAAATCGACCTGTTCATGGTTGATGTCAATATGCCGAAAATGGATGGCTACCGTTTGTGTCAGGAAATTCGCCGGGATGCAGGATTGAATCAGGTGCCTATTATTATGATAAGCACGGAATCTCAGGCTGCAGACGCGACCCGGGCATTCGACTGTGGTGCAAACTTCTATATGACCAAACCCGTGGACGGCACCACGTTAAATGACATGGTGTCACTGATGCTGGGAGAATAA
- a CDS encoding CheR family methyltransferase yields the protein MTSIRTTSPAGEISDADFDRFRSMFYRKTGIYFEDSKRYFVDKRLKERMKQTGHNLFKSYFTFMRFQASGEELQNLVNAMTVNETYFFREEYQFETMCRHLMDDLDSMRPAGEDLRIWSVPSSTGEEPYSIAIYLLEYWKGLDHRDVEIVSSDIDTSVLEHAKRGIYSKRSVQNIPLTVRQRYFTQKGNEFHLSPDIKESVTLCLANILGAEVPGRFRSFDLIYCRNLLIYFDDDSRRKAAQVLYDALKPGGYIFLGHSESMSRICSLFKIKKFGDVIVYQKPGFEGASR from the coding sequence ATGACCAGCATCCGGACAACGTCGCCGGCAGGGGAAATCTCTGACGCTGACTTCGACCGGTTCCGCTCAATGTTCTACCGGAAAACCGGCATTTACTTCGAAGATTCCAAACGATACTTCGTTGATAAACGGTTGAAAGAGCGCATGAAGCAAACCGGCCACAATCTGTTTAAAAGTTATTTTACCTTCATGCGTTTTCAGGCGTCCGGGGAAGAGCTTCAAAACCTTGTTAATGCCATGACGGTGAACGAGACCTACTTCTTCCGCGAAGAATATCAGTTTGAGACCATGTGCCGTCATTTAATGGATGATTTAGACAGCATGCGCCCGGCGGGTGAGGATTTAAGGATCTGGTCAGTACCCTCAAGCACAGGTGAAGAGCCGTATTCCATAGCAATTTACCTGCTTGAGTACTGGAAAGGACTGGATCACCGGGATGTGGAGATTGTGTCGTCTGATATCGATACCAGTGTCCTTGAACATGCTAAACGAGGCATTTATTCCAAGCGATCTGTACAAAACATTCCGCTGACTGTCCGGCAGCGTTATTTCACTCAGAAGGGCAATGAGTTCCATTTGAGTCCCGACATTAAAGAGTCTGTGACTTTATGTCTGGCAAATATTCTTGGTGCTGAAGTGCCCGGTCGTTTCCGTTCATTCGACCTGATTTATTGTCGCAACCTGCTAATTTATTTCGATGACGATTCCCGTCGTAAGGCTGCACAGGTGTTATATGACGCACTCAAGCCCGGAGGCTACATATTCTTAGGCCACAGTGAGTCTATGAGCCGCATTTGCTCATTATTCAAAATTAAAAAATTCGGTGACGTTATTGTTTACCAGAAGCCGGGGTTCGAGGGAGCCAGCAGATGA
- a CDS encoding HEAT repeat domain-containing protein has translation MGLRKSRGESGSQADRRQNSRDLASLIDDLQASCADVRRWAARDLTNNLAARTALLEQIDIEHEPTVLEALFSAVEGMCDEDVAGALLEKLKSEDAQVRNGAIELLQSQPVLFAAHVNELLCDEDSDVRIFAVDVIGAIRHPDAATWLHNVVLNDNNINVVGTAVDKLSEIGDSGTLEVLEKVSARFPGEAYIQFAIQCVRDSVAGEGV, from the coding sequence ATGGGACTGAGAAAAAGCCGCGGAGAGTCTGGCAGTCAGGCTGACCGCAGACAAAATAGCAGAGACCTGGCGTCCCTTATTGACGATTTACAGGCGAGTTGTGCCGATGTCAGACGCTGGGCGGCAAGAGATCTGACGAACAATCTGGCAGCCCGGACTGCTTTGCTTGAGCAAATCGACATTGAGCACGAGCCCACCGTACTGGAGGCGTTATTCAGCGCTGTCGAAGGCATGTGTGACGAAGATGTGGCCGGTGCTCTGCTTGAAAAGCTGAAGTCGGAAGATGCGCAGGTACGTAACGGGGCAATTGAGTTGCTGCAAAGCCAGCCGGTACTGTTTGCAGCCCATGTGAACGAACTTTTATGCGATGAAGACAGTGATGTACGTATTTTTGCCGTGGACGTTATCGGCGCTATCCGTCATCCGGATGCTGCAACGTGGTTGCACAACGTAGTGTTGAACGATAACAACATCAATGTGGTTGGCACCGCTGTAGATAAGTTGTCAGAAATTGGCGATAGCGGAACGCTGGAGGTACTCGAAAAAGTATCTGCCCGTTTTCCCGGTGAAGCTTACATCCAGTTCGCGATTCAGTGTGTTCGGGATTCTGTTGCAGGAGAGGGTGTATGA
- the cheB gene encoding chemotaxis-specific protein-glutamate methyltransferase CheB yields the protein MAVKVLVVDDSALMRKLFTQVFTARGYQVDSARDGEEALTKSAAFKPDVITLDINMPVMDGLTCLSLLRKFHQCPVLMLSSLTQKGALVTLEALALGAGDFVLKPGGTVSADISDIEDELISKIEALTASVRRTAAPSKPVHTQQQTAAVKATAAPVKNGKVQVVMIGVSTGGPRKLEQILSQLPASFPCPVVVAQHMPKAFTAALAKRLNDLCPLEVVEVSSRMSLETGKIYIAKGDADLSFVKNQNTVFVRPIPASPNFLWHPSVDRMVESALGCFDAKNMLCVQLTGMGCDGVAAMSKAYSRGAVTIAESEATATVFGMPKELIQAGCASHVLDSHAIAQRINHLCKQ from the coding sequence ATGGCAGTCAAAGTATTAGTGGTAGATGACTCTGCCTTGATGCGGAAACTGTTCACACAGGTTTTCACTGCACGGGGCTATCAGGTTGACTCAGCCCGCGATGGCGAGGAAGCACTGACGAAATCAGCGGCTTTTAAACCTGATGTGATTACTTTAGATATCAACATGCCGGTGATGGACGGTCTGACTTGTCTTAGCCTGCTAAGGAAGTTTCACCAGTGCCCTGTGCTGATGCTGTCATCGCTGACGCAGAAAGGTGCGCTGGTGACACTGGAAGCGCTGGCACTGGGAGCGGGTGACTTTGTCTTGAAGCCCGGCGGCACGGTCAGTGCGGATATCAGCGATATTGAAGATGAGCTGATTTCCAAAATTGAAGCCCTTACCGCAAGCGTCAGGCGAACGGCAGCTCCGTCAAAGCCCGTGCACACGCAACAGCAAACGGCTGCGGTAAAAGCAACGGCAGCGCCGGTAAAAAATGGCAAGGTTCAGGTGGTGATGATTGGTGTATCCACCGGTGGCCCGCGCAAACTTGAGCAGATTTTGTCTCAGCTACCGGCCAGCTTTCCCTGCCCGGTAGTCGTGGCGCAGCATATGCCAAAAGCGTTTACCGCCGCACTGGCGAAACGTCTGAATGATTTATGCCCGTTAGAGGTTGTCGAAGTAAGCAGCCGCATGTCGCTGGAAACCGGCAAAATTTATATTGCCAAAGGCGATGCGGATTTGTCCTTTGTAAAAAACCAGAACACGGTGTTTGTCAGACCCATTCCCGCCAGTCCCAACTTCCTCTGGCATCCCAGTGTGGATCGTATGGTGGAATCGGCGCTGGGGTGTTTCGATGCCAAAAATATGCTGTGCGTACAGCTCACCGGCATGGGGTGCGATGGCGTGGCTGCCATGTCTAAGGCCTACAGCAGAGGCGCGGTGACCATTGCGGAGAGTGAAGCAACTGCAACCGTATTTGGGATGCCGAAAGAACTTATTCAGGCGGGGTGCGCCAGTCATGTGCTTGACAGTCACGCCATCGCTCAACGTATTAATCATTTGTGTAAGCAATAG